A stretch of DNA from Bactrocera neohumeralis isolate Rockhampton chromosome 6, APGP_CSIRO_Bneo_wtdbg2-racon-allhic-juicebox.fasta_v2, whole genome shotgun sequence:
GTTAAAGACAAATCCACTagagggggtattatgaagttgccgtctagatggaaacagattatcgaacgaaacggcgcatatctGAACTAagtccgatcactgtaacactttttataaaacattgaataaagagcaaaaaagcggaagggagatatttgacaacctaatatcaTCACCAATTTAACATTACTGTACATTATTGGGTTGACTGTCCTACAGTAGCATTCATTTAACTCTTGAGAGGTTGAATATTTAAGTGAACCTTTTCCagtcaatatcaatatcattcgTTTTCACTTTTGCTCTGTGAAGGTTAGTGCTTTGCATTTGAAATCCCTAAGTTGTACTGTTGGTTTCGAACTTCCCATTCTCATATTCTTTTTGTAAGAGAAGTAAATTGCTTTGTCACAAAGTATTCTAAAACTACTTCCCGATATCATATAGTATAAACAACTCTTTTCTCCTACAAATAATTTCATCTCAATTTATTCAACAAACATTATATCGGTCGACAATACTTAGGCGACTGGAGCGAAACCAATACGGCTGTTGCCCATATCGAATTCGGTGTAGTAAAGACCAATGAAGATATCACCCAAGATCCAGAAGTCAGTACCCATGTAGCTAACAGCCGGAGAGCATTGTCCCTCAGATTCGATAACGTATTGCGAGGCTGGGACGGTGAAGGTGGTACCGCCAATGACGAATTCCATATCGGGAAGGCTGCTGACGCTTGAGCAATCAATATAGCCATCACCATCGGGATCGACGACGTTCATGTATGCTACATAACCGTAGTATGGAGCCACAATGAGAGAGGTGCCAGTATCGGCGATGGCTTGGCAACCGGAACTGCACAAGACCTGACTGCCAATGCTACCGCTGTCCACAGCGAATTGCCAATAGCCTTCCTCAGATACGGGCACATAGGTGAGACTACCTTGGTAGAGGCTGGAATCGGAACCACCCAAAATCATTTCACCACCCTGAGATGAGGTGCCAGCACGAGCCAAATAGAAGGAGAATAGGTTCTGGCTGATCAAACCCTGAGTCCACATGTTGTAGAATGGTGGCACCACGTCGTCATTAGAAATTTGTTGGAAAGCCATACCCATTAAACCATCGAAATTGGAGTAAAGGAAGCTGGTACCGGGTTCTTGCATAGCTTCAGCGAACACTTGGTTTTGAATGGTGAGTCCAGCTACTCTGACGGTATCTTGGGACAGGAAACCAGACAAACTACCGGAACCGTATTCGATGGAGAAGCTTTCGCCATTGGCAACATAGGTGCTGGAAGCGCTGGAATTATATTTGTTGTGGGCCTGGCAGGCTGCATTGCTGGTGGGGCAAGTGGCTGATGGCACCCACAAGTTTGAGGAACCAGAATCGAAGAGTACCAAGAATTCCTGTGCTGGTGTACCGATGGTGATCTTGCCGTAGTATGCCAAGTTCAAGCTGTTATCCAATTGCTCGGTGGCACGGAGACTGGGAACATGGTATTTACTGCGCAAGTAAGCAGTTTCGGTTTTCACCGTTTCGTGTGTCCTACGGTAGTTGGGGTTCTTGTAGATGGGCACGCGCACCATGTTGGCCGAGGCCAAGGCGGCACAAATGGTGAAGAATACGAAGAACTTGAACATTTTGCTGTTGGAAAGAAAGGTTAagagtaaaatattttagaatttcaaGTTGCAGAGGTTATGAAatagaaattttgcaattgtttTAGCGTTCTTACCGTTAGCTTTTTCTTAGTGTCGTATAGCACTAGCAGTGGCATACAACTGTGTCATAAATTTTGCAGCTCGTCCCTTATATACTCCATTTCTGTAACCTATCTTTCTCTGATAATCTCTCGACGCTAATTAAACAAGTGCTCTAATATTTGAAGATTGGCGATAACTTCActtttttcaatcaaaatttatttgattgttttatatagtatatgcactTAGTAGTTAGTATTCTTAAAAAAAGCTTGGAATTATTTGGGAGTTTCTTGAGCGCACTTGGAATGCTTTTGACAGGCCTCGCTACTTCATATTACACATTTCTGTCAATctcatatgtatacatacttctTGGTCAGAAGGAATATGAACTTCAGGAAGGTTAGTTTTGACTCATGGTTGTCTATATTTAATTTGGAATAGTGATCAGTTCCCGAACAAAACTAGTGTGCCCTTACATGATTTCTAGAGACTTGAAATGTCATTTTTCagacgaaaccaaaaaaatatagtgTAATATGGGTATTAAGTATATGAAGAATTTACTAGAAAAAggtaataaaattgtattttcaaaGGAGCTGGCCAAATATTCCAGAGACTTTGCGTCTATCGTCATTATTACTCGTTTTGTGATTGGTGGAAtagtttgttttatattacttACTCGCACCAGCCTGTCTGGTGATATGTAGTATATACGTATGTGACATTTATGACCCTCGCCTGTTTAACATATAAACATAATCTGACagttgtacataagtatgtatgggcATAAGAGGGTAGATAACATTCAATAACAacgaaataacaacaatatcaatCAATAATAACCACAACTAGTATATATGACGTCGCCGTTATTTAGCTGGAAAGTACGATTGCGTCGTTTAATTGAAGATTATCGAAAAATTAGCATTAAGGTTCAGATAGTGCGGTCTCGAGGCACTTCAAAAATACAgacacatttttgttttttgtctaGTGAAGTTTGTTGACAGTGAAACTGAAAGTGAATTGATGAATATTGATAACGATAAACGACCTTTACTAACACTCTACATTTGGTTCGTACCGTTTTGAAGTATCAAGTATTGCCTATAAATTGTGTATTAGAAAGCTCCAAAAATTCATATGTGAGAAAGTTTCAAGATTTTTTAAACACGACTATGATATAACAAATAATCCTTGGTTTTCTCTATGTTActagtaaatttataaatacttctgttgttggttttttctGTCTGAGGGCGTGTAAAATGCCTTTCGCATCATCAGTGCTGTCGTCACAGCAACGGCATGTGctacttgcaggtcactaaaaaccccgcCTCTACCAAATTAGTATTACTTCAGGGTGATGTCTCATTTATCTCATTGACAGATTTACATCAGCGCACTCGCGTtcaggtcccgctttttgctcCGTAGCAATATTGCTGCGAATTTCTTGATAATCCCCCAGTTTGCTTCGCTCTCCAGCACGACGCTGATTAAATTGTCagcgtttattgggccaaccaagtcttctacggcggtgcgttctcGTTGCCAGCGCAcacattcaattcaatttcttaCGTTGCGTCGAGTCGAATTTGTTTGGCTGGTTCCGGGATATTAGCATTGGAATCAGGTCAATCGGATGTAaactttttataagaaaatatgtgCCAACAAAGTTTATCGAAAACTTACTTGATATATTGTACAATGTGAATGAAAGCGTTAATAATGTCAAATCATTTATGATTAGGTGATATTCTTAGTAAAGTATTCTTCCAACTTattactattaaataaattaattacagATATCTTTGCTCTggactaaattttttcaactttcaatATGCAACTTTGCTGTGTTGTGCAAATATGGTTAGCGATATCTGGGATTTCACGCCTTTATTTGCAATATCTCCTcctgtttgtttgtgttttttttttgggttgatTACCAGTCAATTGAAAATCTAAAGGAACTTCCCGTCGAAACGAGTTTTGTAGcaggtttttaaaaattcggAAATAGACACCAGTTTATAACGCATTCACACTTGTTTTTATGCTTCGAACCCATACTCCAACAGCTAACACTCGATTTGTCCTACCGGAAAGGTCAAGTGGTGTGTGCAGATCTTTTGTAAGCATACTTTAGTAGTTCAGATATCACTTATTCAACCTCTATCGTTATCACAAATGAATTTGGTAGGGTCATCCTCATATATAGTAATGCTGCTCTTGGCACTTTTAGGAATCCCAATAAATGCCAGAAGGACATGTTTCTCATTCGATTCTCTTCATTCTCGTGCTCTAAAGAAATGTTTGAACAAAAATGTCTTCAAATATGGcgtagttatttttaaaaagttctaGTGTTCCAGTTGATTGaaactatataaaattaataagcatACTGCTCCTACAAGCATGTCCCTATTAAATACAAGTACATGAAGACATTCTAGACTGTCTGGGTCTATATAACTTTAATAACATTTGCATCTAGATAATTTTCCGTGTCAGGTGGCTAACTAAAAATTACGTCCATAAGATAAGACCAAGCAAGTTATTTCCAGTTTTATCAGGATTTCTAATACAAACACACTTTTAATGACGCAGCAATTTTATTTCCATATCAAGCATTTGAAactaattcataaatatttgacAGAAAATTCCACATTATaataataacgggtgatccaaatagaggtaattttttcaatagcttttttgacagatcagatttgtatttttttgttcggTATTGTTGGGCTTTTCATCATGGGAAGACTTACGTCTGAAGAGCGTTTACAATTCGTTACACtttaccaggttgttcaataagttttgtcgtttgataaagAAGACACAATTTGATGCTTCAAAacacactttattattcagtataatatcctgaacattaatacactttcTGAAGTGAgtatccggaaggtctgcaaaatacgcttcaacagccgttaggaccgcttcatttgatgaaaacaaatgaaagtcGCTGGGGCCAACTCTGGTGAATACgatg
This window harbors:
- the LOC126762599 gene encoding lysosomal aspartic protease-like, with protein sequence MFKFFVFFTICAALASANMVRVPIYKNPNYRRTHETVKTETAYLRSKYHVPSLRATEQLDNSLNLAYYGKITIGTPAQEFLVLFDSGSSNLWVPSATCPTSNAACQAHNKYNSSASSTYVANGESFSIEYGSGSLSGFLSQDTVRVAGLTIQNQVFAEAMQEPGTSFLYSNFDGLMGMAFQQISNDDVVPPFYNMWTQGLISQNLFSFYLARAGTSSQGGEMILGGSDSSLYQGSLTYVPVSEEGYWQFAVDSGSIGSQVLCSSGCQAIADTGTSLIVAPYYGYVAYMNVVDPDGDGYIDCSSVSSLPDMEFVIGGTTFTVPASQYVIESEGQCSPAVSYMGTDFWILGDIFIGLYYTEFDMGNSRIGFAPVA